A stretch of Bifidobacterium sp. ESL0704 DNA encodes these proteins:
- a CDS encoding biotin--[acetyl-CoA-carboxylase] ligase, producing MNDEINSSAARWAKQIEAQYASFARQAGASKPQMPETAGAVDGLLALAAIDSTNILARKMMSNGELSVIDEQGLPRMIAICADVQSAGHGRLGRQWSDKAGGASLLVTYCTALPQALVTDSHYNGWFTIIAGLAALDALNSAMAECSAKPLDPAHTLELKWPNDVFYDGHKLGGILAEMVALPKGMNLLAESASDAVGVIFGIGINLDLAAPSLPTPISTSLQLLYAPLPEPSTMRDMVAARLAMALKRRLAAFVAEPQDTLLKLREETQRACWTLGREVEAKFTDGSRLTGKAIALNADASLTIQDALGTLHVVKTGDVGVLA from the coding sequence ATGAACGATGAGATCAATTCCTCCGCGGCAAGGTGGGCCAAGCAAATCGAAGCGCAATATGCCTCTTTTGCACGTCAGGCCGGGGCGAGTAAACCGCAGATGCCGGAAACCGCCGGAGCCGTGGACGGGCTGCTGGCGCTCGCGGCGATTGACTCCACCAATATTCTGGCGCGCAAGATGATGTCGAACGGAGAGCTGAGCGTCATCGATGAGCAGGGCTTGCCGCGAATGATCGCGATCTGTGCCGACGTGCAGAGTGCCGGCCACGGGCGTCTTGGCCGGCAATGGAGCGACAAGGCCGGTGGCGCATCGTTGTTGGTCACCTATTGCACCGCGTTGCCGCAAGCGTTGGTAACCGATTCGCATTACAATGGTTGGTTCACGATCATCGCCGGTCTCGCCGCGCTTGATGCCTTGAACAGTGCGATGGCTGAGTGCAGCGCAAAGCCTCTTGATCCTGCCCATACCCTTGAGCTCAAATGGCCCAATGACGTGTTCTATGACGGACACAAGCTCGGCGGCATCTTAGCGGAGATGGTAGCGCTGCCAAAAGGGATGAATCTTCTGGCTGAGAGCGCATCGGACGCCGTCGGCGTGATATTCGGCATCGGCATCAATCTCGACCTCGCCGCTCCAAGCCTGCCGACCCCGATTTCCACCTCCTTGCAGTTGCTCTATGCCCCGCTGCCTGAACCGTCGACGATGCGCGACATGGTCGCCGCGCGCTTGGCGATGGCTTTGAAGCGGCGTTTGGCTGCATTCGTCGCCGAGCCGCAAGACACACTGCTGAAACTGCGTGAGGAGACGCAACGCGCATGCTGGACTCTGGGGCGCGAGGTCGAGGCGAAATTCACCGATGGCTCCAGGCTCACCGGCAAGGCGATTGCGCTCAATGCCGATGCCTCTCTGACGATACAGGACGCGCTCGGCACCCTTCATGTGGTCAAAACCGGCGACGTGGGTGTGCTGGCCTGA
- a CDS encoding DUF6020 family protein, giving the protein MDTPSTAGETSRQDDDEAYPQRIGNVGQPAVHVSSAGFASATTKDGDAGTGERTDSRKNPEHTPSATSRIQGSEHSATGNSAAVTNTDIPAKAAIQTHSGRFLAFLRWALAVAASLWIALCTSLGPLYRQYETNPVNATIRAFSWGNAAIFVCAFAICMAIIAELVRFGRGQLLIPYDFGLRTKYRARRERRRTRATRNDSPKPDTTSISPSRGRMDGQQGAAFGNRHWLRTRIRQRIRCSASAIRRKAHRCMMATTDKWWKIALILIIGWLWIPITLVAAFGADIHSQFREFSWAWNQWTGLKQPYIGFFSFVPMDIYPTAHYLWPAKPTYLTDQHNIVLTLIYGGAGTISRYFTGSNDWGIALLASAQLLFGAFCLAASANRFFNLPWLRPRRRLVEFLSATPAKTDQPDLAAEQAESSELVGPLPRFFILLFFLACPLVLFSTISLTKSPLFAFAFVWWFGVGYEVLCTAKLRQRSSGKQSAAPSDRRKSDNSDSGDISTSEPSEDIASARACVPSYDSIVLHLRKRTFIALFLSTLVMLISAKYAPYIILFELVIALLADHKRWKTYIIGMLLPVIVFQSALGLATHNGAIINGDPIESHGIQLQQIARVAVINPNGIPQDARNKLAPIFNLDQMAEAYSPQDADPVKSSGIETKRVSYRWRTVDKAALKNFNSAWLEIVKANPGIALDALMAKSYGYFDITDPPYIGMAYYVGYPSTANFTDWIGNWCAGWRRSVTGFTESWSSKPVLSLFIHGNTYVIVTLLLGAAEVILRRWKTLATHLPLLLLMGVMVTAPANNFERHMLPLVFVLGFVFLTFWQDSRARRGQSRAPEAEGIGDDSQRHE; this is encoded by the coding sequence ATGGACACTCCCAGCACCGCAGGCGAAACCAGCCGTCAAGATGACGACGAAGCGTATCCGCAGCGGATTGGAAACGTCGGCCAACCTGCTGTTCACGTATCTTCGGCCGGATTCGCCAGCGCCACGACGAAAGACGGTGACGCCGGAACCGGCGAAAGAACAGATTCGCGGAAAAACCCCGAACACACACCGTCAGCCACGAGCCGCATCCAAGGCTCTGAACATTCGGCAACCGGCAATAGCGCCGCGGTGACGAATACCGATATCCCCGCAAAAGCCGCGATACAGACGCATTCCGGCAGATTCCTCGCATTCCTGCGCTGGGCGCTGGCGGTGGCGGCAAGCCTGTGGATCGCGTTGTGCACCTCGCTCGGGCCGTTGTACCGGCAGTACGAGACCAATCCCGTCAACGCCACCATACGAGCCTTCTCGTGGGGCAACGCGGCCATTTTCGTGTGCGCTTTCGCCATCTGTATGGCCATCATCGCCGAACTTGTCCGTTTCGGCCGCGGACAGTTGCTGATTCCCTATGATTTCGGCCTTCGCACGAAATACAGGGCGCGGCGCGAACGTCGCCGAACCCGAGCCACACGCAACGATAGCCCAAAACCAGACACCACATCGATAAGCCCATCACGTGGCCGAATGGACGGTCAACAAGGCGCAGCATTCGGCAACCGGCATTGGCTGCGGACCAGAATTCGTCAACGCATCCGCTGCTCGGCTTCGGCCATCCGCCGCAAAGCACACCGCTGCATGATGGCCACCACCGACAAATGGTGGAAAATCGCGCTTATCCTCATTATCGGCTGGCTCTGGATCCCCATCACGCTGGTGGCGGCGTTCGGCGCGGACATCCACAGCCAATTCCGCGAATTCAGCTGGGCCTGGAACCAATGGACGGGCTTGAAACAACCCTATATCGGCTTCTTCTCCTTTGTGCCGATGGACATCTACCCTACCGCCCACTATCTGTGGCCGGCCAAACCCACGTACCTGACCGACCAGCACAACATCGTGCTCACGCTGATATACGGCGGTGCGGGAACGATTTCACGCTATTTCACCGGCTCCAACGACTGGGGCATTGCACTTCTGGCCTCGGCCCAACTGCTGTTCGGCGCGTTCTGCCTGGCCGCAAGCGCGAACCGCTTCTTCAACCTCCCCTGGCTCCGGCCCCGTAGAAGGCTCGTCGAGTTCCTGTCGGCAACGCCAGCCAAAACCGACCAGCCTGACCTGGCCGCCGAACAAGCCGAGTCGTCAGAGCTCGTCGGTCCTCTACCCCGCTTCTTCATCCTTCTGTTCTTCCTGGCCTGCCCCTTGGTGCTGTTCTCGACAATCAGCCTGACCAAATCGCCGCTGTTCGCCTTCGCGTTCGTCTGGTGGTTCGGCGTGGGCTACGAAGTGCTGTGCACCGCGAAATTACGGCAACGCTCATCAGGCAAGCAATCGGCGGCGCCGTCAGATCGACGAAAATCAGACAACAGCGACAGCGGCGACATCTCAACCTCTGAACCAAGCGAGGACATAGCTTCAGCTCGCGCCTGCGTCCCCTCCTACGACAGCATCGTCCTTCATCTGCGCAAACGCACCTTCATTGCACTTTTCCTGTCCACATTGGTCATGCTGATTTCGGCGAAATACGCGCCCTACATCATCCTTTTCGAGCTGGTGATAGCCCTGCTCGCAGACCACAAACGCTGGAAAACCTACATCATCGGCATGCTGCTGCCGGTCATCGTCTTTCAAAGCGCACTCGGACTAGCCACACACAACGGCGCCATCATCAATGGCGATCCCATCGAGAGCCACGGCATCCAACTTCAGCAGATCGCACGCGTCGCGGTGATCAACCCCAACGGCATCCCGCAGGACGCCAGAAACAAACTGGCCCCGATCTTCAACCTCGACCAGATGGCCGAAGCCTACTCCCCGCAAGACGCCGACCCGGTGAAATCGTCGGGGATCGAGACAAAACGCGTCAGTTACCGTTGGCGAACCGTCGACAAAGCGGCTCTGAAAAATTTCAATTCCGCCTGGCTTGAGATAGTCAAGGCCAATCCAGGCATCGCTTTGGATGCGTTGATGGCCAAAAGCTACGGGTATTTCGACATCACGGATCCGCCGTATATCGGCATGGCCTATTACGTCGGCTACCCAAGCACCGCCAACTTCACCGACTGGATCGGAAACTGGTGCGCAGGCTGGCGAAGGAGCGTCACCGGTTTCACGGAAAGCTGGAGCTCGAAACCCGTGCTCTCCCTGTTCATCCACGGCAATACCTACGTCATTGTCACCTTGCTTTTGGGAGCTGCCGAAGTCATCCTGCGCCGTTGGAAAACGCTGGCCACCCACCTTCCGCTGCTGTTGCTGATGGGGGTCATGGTCACGGCTCCCGCCAATAATTTCGAGCGTCATATGCTCCCGCTGGTCTTTGTCTTGGGATTTGTGTTCCTGACCTTCTGGCAGGACTCGCGGGCACGACGCGGGCAGAGCCGCGCACCAGAGGCCGAAGGCATCGGCGACGATTCGCAACGGCACGAATGA
- a CDS encoding tagaturonate reductase, giving the protein MDTLNRKMAIERGLTSEKAQSRPIKVIQFGEGGFLRAFVDWTFQQLNNNGLFNGNVAIVQPMPSGRVDNLRRQDNLYTVVLQGILDGKKVLSNTLIDSIGATVKVNDEWQSYLELADNPEAKIIISNTTEAGIAVTENDTADMTPPQGYPAKLALLLKRRYDDGLPGFLLIPCELIADNGKALREAVVTMSRQFGFGADFIKWVEQENTFVSTLVDRIVPGYPAAQAESLFEQIGYRDDMLDKAEPFYSWVIAGDEKARKMVDELIPARKLGINLILTDDVQPYRERKVYLLNGPHTTLAQVARLEGMSTVGETMDDETMHSFVLKEMNEEIIPVLSLPKNELETFASQVLERFSNPYNEHKLDSIGLNSVSKYAVRLLPLVTANAEKTGRLPQRIVLALAALLYTYGGFAQGKVAIKDDADVTDTLVALAKNSTYIHDALAQSKLWGQDLTRIKGLEELVEKDFEGIRASGIEALVAKLA; this is encoded by the coding sequence ATGGATACTCTGAACAGAAAAATGGCCATTGAGCGTGGTCTGACCAGCGAAAAAGCACAGTCCCGCCCCATCAAGGTCATCCAATTCGGCGAAGGTGGTTTTCTGCGCGCTTTTGTCGACTGGACGTTCCAGCAGCTGAACAACAACGGTCTTTTCAACGGCAACGTAGCCATCGTCCAGCCGATGCCCAGCGGCCGGGTCGACAACCTTCGCCGGCAGGACAACCTGTATACCGTCGTGCTGCAAGGCATTCTGGACGGCAAGAAGGTGCTGAGCAACACCCTGATCGATTCCATCGGCGCCACCGTCAAGGTCAACGACGAATGGCAGAGCTATCTGGAGCTTGCCGACAATCCGGAAGCCAAGATCATCATCTCCAACACCACCGAGGCCGGCATCGCCGTCACCGAGAACGACACGGCCGATATGACGCCTCCGCAGGGCTATCCCGCCAAGCTGGCGCTGCTGTTGAAGCGCCGCTATGATGACGGGTTGCCCGGCTTCCTGCTCATCCCCTGCGAGCTCATCGCCGACAACGGCAAGGCGTTGCGCGAGGCCGTCGTCACCATGTCGCGCCAATTCGGTTTCGGTGCCGATTTCATCAAGTGGGTCGAGCAGGAGAACACGTTCGTCTCCACCCTGGTCGACAGGATCGTCCCGGGCTATCCTGCGGCGCAGGCCGAGTCCCTGTTCGAACAGATCGGCTACCGCGACGATATGCTCGACAAGGCCGAGCCGTTCTATTCGTGGGTCATCGCCGGAGATGAGAAGGCGCGGAAGATGGTCGATGAACTGATTCCGGCCCGCAAGCTCGGCATCAACCTCATCCTCACCGATGACGTCCAACCCTACCGTGAGCGTAAGGTCTACCTGCTCAACGGCCCGCACACCACGCTGGCCCAGGTGGCCCGTCTGGAAGGCATGAGCACCGTCGGCGAGACCATGGACGACGAAACGATGCATTCGTTCGTCCTCAAGGAGATGAACGAGGAGATCATCCCCGTGCTTTCGCTGCCGAAGAACGAGCTCGAGACGTTCGCCTCCCAGGTCCTTGAGCGTTTCTCCAACCCGTACAACGAACACAAGCTGGACTCCATCGGCCTCAATTCGGTGTCGAAATACGCCGTGAGGCTGCTGCCGTTGGTCACCGCCAATGCCGAGAAAACCGGGCGGCTGCCGCAGCGCATCGTGCTCGCGCTCGCCGCTTTGCTCTACACCTATGGCGGGTTCGCGCAGGGCAAGGTCGCCATCAAGGATGACGCCGATGTGACGGACACACTCGTGGCCCTGGCCAAGAACAGCACGTATATCCATGATGCATTGGCTCAAAGCAAGCTGTGGGGGCAGGATCTGACCCGTATCAAGGGCTTGGAAGAGCTGGTCGAGAAGGATTTTGAAGGCATTCGTGCCAGCGGCATCGAGGCGTTGGTGGCGAAGCTGGCTTGA
- the eda gene encoding bifunctional 4-hydroxy-2-oxoglutarate aldolase/2-dehydro-3-deoxy-phosphogluconate aldolase, translated as MMFTTTYPTRETHERLSNEELTEYFSSIGIVPLVTLNSPDEAVPLARALALGGVPVAEVTFRSAAALEGMRRIRAEVPEVTLIAGTVHTVGQARQALEAGCSGIVTPSFDKQVVDWCLGGDILVVPGTAVPSDVEKAWDRGLRFAKFFPAEAYGGVKTLKALNGPFSDMKFLPTGGVNLKNLKDYISLPNVFAVGGSFAVPSEAQKNKDWDAITATCKQAREMVKPIIDEKNA; from the coding sequence ATGATGTTCACTACAACGTATCCGACACGCGAAACGCACGAGCGGCTGAGCAACGAGGAGCTGACCGAGTATTTCTCCTCGATCGGCATTGTCCCGCTGGTCACGCTGAATTCGCCCGATGAGGCCGTGCCGCTGGCGCGTGCTCTGGCGCTCGGCGGTGTGCCGGTGGCCGAAGTGACGTTCAGGTCGGCGGCCGCGCTGGAAGGTATGCGCAGGATTCGCGCCGAGGTCCCCGAGGTCACCCTGATCGCCGGAACGGTGCATACCGTCGGTCAGGCACGTCAGGCTTTGGAAGCCGGATGCTCGGGCATCGTCACGCCTTCCTTCGATAAGCAGGTCGTGGATTGGTGCCTCGGCGGCGACATCCTCGTCGTTCCGGGTACGGCTGTGCCCAGCGATGTCGAGAAGGCTTGGGACAGGGGCCTGCGTTTCGCAAAGTTCTTCCCGGCCGAGGCCTATGGCGGCGTGAAGACGCTCAAGGCGTTGAACGGCCCGTTCTCCGATATGAAGTTCCTGCCGACCGGTGGCGTGAACCTGAAGAATCTCAAGGACTATATCAGCCTTCCCAACGTTTTCGCCGTCGGCGGCAGCTTCGCCGTTCCGTCCGAGGCGCAGAAGAACAAGGACTGGGATGCCATCACTGCGACCTGCAAGCAGGCCCGGGAAATGGTCAAGCCGATTATCGACGAGAAAAACGCCTGA
- a CDS encoding sugar kinase → MDDAQRMNSSDAGPESSFAVDGLNQGKVLLVGESMGLFAADMEGPCSRVNEFNASVAGAEVNVALGLLRMGQQPVYVTRVGDDPIGERIRIFLEENGLTDSRVTVDETRRTGFMMKTKVCKGDPATYYFRKNSAAAAISPQDVFDIDLTGISLLHLTGILPPLSRSALDASDALVARARFNNLFISFDPNLRPALWETPHLMHATLKRLASQADLVMPGRSEGEELFGVSTVEDVGKAFIDNGAKYVVVKDGARGAWATDGDNGVYIPGFVVDHVVDSVGAGDGFAAGLLSGLLEGLPIEAAAERGCAIGAIQTQFISDNEGLPDKSRLAQFMSTHERAKRRLAQTV, encoded by the coding sequence ATGGACGATGCGCAAAGGATGAATTCATCTGATGCAGGCCCGGAGTCATCGTTTGCGGTTGACGGGCTGAATCAAGGCAAGGTCCTTCTTGTAGGCGAAAGCATGGGGCTGTTCGCCGCCGATATGGAAGGCCCGTGCAGCAGGGTCAATGAGTTCAATGCCTCTGTCGCGGGAGCGGAGGTCAACGTCGCGTTGGGCTTGCTGCGCATGGGCCAGCAGCCTGTCTATGTCACTCGCGTCGGCGACGACCCGATCGGCGAGCGCATCCGCATCTTCCTGGAGGAAAACGGATTGACCGATTCGCGCGTGACCGTCGACGAAACTCGACGTACCGGTTTCATGATGAAGACCAAGGTCTGTAAGGGCGATCCCGCCACGTATTATTTCCGCAAGAATTCGGCCGCTGCGGCCATCAGCCCGCAGGACGTCTTCGACATCGATCTGACCGGCATCTCGTTGCTGCACCTTACCGGGATACTTCCCCCGCTTTCCCGTTCGGCTTTGGATGCCTCGGATGCCCTCGTCGCGCGTGCGCGCTTCAACAATCTGTTCATTTCCTTTGATCCCAACCTGCGCCCTGCGTTGTGGGAGACCCCTCATCTGATGCATGCCACGTTGAAGCGTCTCGCCTCCCAGGCCGATCTGGTGATGCCGGGACGCAGCGAAGGGGAGGAGCTGTTCGGCGTCTCCACGGTTGAGGATGTCGGCAAGGCCTTCATCGACAACGGCGCCAAGTACGTGGTCGTCAAAGATGGTGCGCGCGGAGCGTGGGCTACGGACGGCGACAACGGTGTCTATATCCCCGGCTTCGTCGTCGATCACGTCGTCGACAGCGTGGGCGCGGGAGACGGTTTCGCCGCCGGTCTGCTTTCGGGTCTGCTCGAAGGCTTGCCGATAGAAGCCGCGGCCGAGCGCGGATGCGCCATCGGGGCCATCCAGACGCAATTCATTTCCGACAACGAGGGCCTGCCGGATAAATCGCGGCTCGCGCAATTCATGAGTACGCACGAGCGCGCGAAACGTCGACTGGCCCAGACGGTCTGA